The following nucleotide sequence is from uncultured Draconibacterium sp..
GATGATTATTTTAAAAGCTTTTATCTTAAAATATACATAATCAGGATGATGCTTTCCCTGATAGGATTAAACTTTTAAATTTTAATCGTAAAAATTATGATTTAGTTAAATCTTATACTGAAATAAAAGAGAAACAATTTGAGAATTGTAAAAATGACCCATTATTTAACCAAATTCCAGTTACATCTGCTAAAAGAAAAATTTCCACAATTCTGAAACTGCCAACTGGTAAGACTGATAACGCTGACAGAAAATTTGAAGACAACACATGTCAGTTAATGGCTTCAATTGTATACCCTCATTTGGACTTTGCTCAAGAACAAAGTAGAACTGAATCTGGAGTTCAGATTAGAGATTTAATATTTTATAATAACCGTTCATTAGACTTTTTGCAAGAAATTTATGACTCTTATGATTGTAAACAGATTGTAATGGAATTAAAAAATGTTCAAGAAGTAAAACAAGAACATATATTACAATTAAATAGGTATTTAAAAGAGCAATTTGGAAAATTTGGCATTATCATAACAAGAAAACCTGCCCCTCAAAAGGTCATAAAAAACACAATTGATTTATGGTCAGCACATAGGAAGTGTATAATAATATTAGATGACAATGATATAAAGTCAATGGTGCAAGTATTTGATAGCAAACAACGATTTCCGATAGAAATAATAAAAAAGAAATATATCGAATTTACAAGAGCTTGTCCATCCTAAAACAGTTATTATTATGACAAAAGAAGAAGTTAATCAGTTTGAGAAGACACAAAGTCAATTAAGTGGTTTATATACCGAAATAGGACTGCTTTCAAAGAAAAATCCTAATGATGCAGTAAATAAGTTTAAACTTAAATTTATAAATCAAACCATATCTGAATCCAATAGCTTATTAGGAGATGATTACAAACCATTTGTTGATTTTGAGAAGTTTGAAGAAGAAGATGTTCCAACAACAAGTGATGTAACTATGATGTTGGAACAATATTTAAATTGTTTAGAAAAATTTAGAAGTGACAATATTCAATATCATTCATATGATTGGTTTTGGTTAGTGAATGGTAAACCATCTAATATCAAAACAAATCCACCAGTTAAATTCTCAAGATAAATATAATGGCAAAAACGAAGAAAGACAACTCATTACCATCGCAAGAAGATGTTTTAAGATTTGCAATGCTTTATAAGCTGGCAGATTCGATTTATACTGAAATGAAGGAATTCTCAAAGAAGAAACCAGACGATTTATTAAATACATTTAAAGTCAAAAATGTAAATAGGGTATTAGAGAAACTTAAAGATTTTCTGAAAAACGAACCGACTATTGAATTCTTAGATTTATTAGATGAAGAAACATTGCCCTCAAACAGTGATGCGATATTAATAATAGGACAGTATAAAGCAGCACTTGATAATTATCGTAATCGTAATACTAATAAATATGGTAGATGGTTAACAATTGAAAATCCCCAAGGTAAAAATATTGATTAGAAGTACGTTGGGTAATCGAGTAGCCCGCCCCGCCAGCAAACGCTAGCAGGGAGAG
It contains:
- a CDS encoding GxxExxY protein; amino-acid sequence: MASIVYPHLDFAQEQSRTESGVQIRDLIFYNNRSLDFLQEIYDSYDCKQIVMELKNVQEVKQEHILQLNRYLKEQFGKFGIIITRKPAPQKVIKNTIDLWSAHRKCIIILDDNDIKSMVQVFDSKQRFPIEIIKKKYIEFTRACPS